The genomic DNA CTTAATTTTCTGAGCTGTAGGTAATAAATATGCCAGAAACAGATTTAGTGCATCCTTGCCTAAACAGACCAATCGGACTTATCTGGGCGGACGAAATAGACCAAAAGAGCAGGAAACCTTGGCCTACAAGAACCAAAATAGACCCATAAAAAGATATAAAGTAGTTCCCATACAAAAATTTGAAACTTTATAGGTCCTGAAACCAAACTGGATTTCCTTTTCACCCACTTAAGTCTTAACAAACAAAACAAGACAATAAATTAGGACCTCCTCTTCGAAAAGTAATGAATAAGAGACATTTTATGTAAAACAACTACTCCATATCCATTCATATTAGTATCTCACTTTCCAACCATTTGTGAATGCTACATTCAGTTTCAAACAAAGCATACTAACCTAACTACaactattataatcctttaacaGGTATGCTTTCTCTAGATTAAAATGTAATTAAACTTATATGTTTTCCTATATTATATAAGTGTaaaatgtaaatatatatatctgGAGATACTTGGAGATGAAGAAAATCTCAAGTCATGTCCCCTCTTTCACACCCAATATATACCTTATATAACTTTGCAAATCTCTTTGTCCACCCATCCTTATGTTCATATTTTCCTGCTATAATACAAAACTGAAATTAGATATCTCATTGACATGTATATACATCCAAGTAATAAGTGTCCTCAAGAACAATTAACACCAAATTTTACAATCATAAATTACAATATAGATGAGCAGAGAAATTATAACGCACCTTTGTTACTTTGTATCAGCAATCTTAATACTTAACCTCACGTTTCTTCTTAAAAGCTGATTTAAGAACCAGCAAGCAAGCAATAAAAAGACCAGAACCAACTAATCCTCCCACCACAATAGCCACTATTTTTTGTGTGTTTTGACCCATGCCTTTCCCTTTACTACTTTCTGTATCTACAAGTTTAACACCAACATATTATTATAATCAAAATAGTCATCCACAAACAGTTACATACATTTACTTCCACACACATATGACCCAGCAAGAAAGAATCTAATTCTGGTTCACCTAACATTAGTAAGAGAAAGAACCCGAACATTCTGAGTAGCTGTTGTGATAGCCACATGTAGTCTTACAACATTTTCATAATCCTCCTTATCAACATCAGAAGTATACCGTGACTGTTTAAAAAGAAAGGTAAGCATAAACTGATGTATTAGTATATCTGTTATATACAAAATCTATGCCATACAAAGGATTTGATCATCTTCTTCCACTTCTTAATTAAACAAACATTTCCTTTCATTCCAATTTAAGTCAGCATGAAAGGTAATATATATCATTAAAGGTATAATTGAAGGATGCAAACCGTTCCAAGTGTTTGTCCTCATTTGTAATATATATCATGAAAGGTATAATTGAAGGATATTTCTTCATAAGGCCCATCTGCAAacaatataaaaaattaaatactATAAAGGTACGAAACCATATTGCTATAAAATGCATCTGTACATATGTTTTACCACAAAATTTAGGCTCAAGTGAACACCCTCAACAACTACTGATTCTTTTCTCTGTTCCCACCCTGTGATCAACCGATCGAGACCATCAATCACCATCTCACTTTTTGCCTTGTATCCTTCAATAGCCATCTATTTTGGACTGATCAACTCGGCAGTGCTTGAACCTCCCTTTGGCGATGTCTTTCCACTGTTGGAACTATCAGATACATCACCCGTTGATAGCGAGTGAGAGACTAGTTTCTTCGCCTTCTTTTTTAGCTTAGCTTCTCCAACAGCCACACGATCAAAATATTCCCCAGCATGGTAGGTGGAAGCCCAAAGTAAAGGATTTTGCTTCTCATCAACAAAACTCCTCATCATATGTCGAATTGAGTCTGTTGATATAAAAGTTGTTATGCCCAGTCTACTACCATGCAAAATGAATTGAAAGCTTAACAACTAGAAAAGATGACTTTATAACTTCAATTGACAGCCTAGATTTTATTATTTATGAGCATGAGAAGACCTACTGTATCTATGAAGATACTCAATAAAAATATTGAATTACTAATAACAGACATAGAGTAGTACTGACGAAAATAAATCCAGCATTACCTCTGATAAAACTTTGTCATAGAAAAACAGAACAGATTGGTAAAGAACAAAGGTGTCTGAGTTAACATTCATAAACAAATTAATAAAACATTCCGCAAAAACTAAAACAAGTGTACACAAATTAATAAGAGATCAACATTCATAAACTATAGATATACTAAATCTAACACCAAAAGATCCCACTCCCAAATCAATCCTATTACATACCCAAATAATAAAATGTAATATCTCGAGGCGTTATAAACAAAAAATACGTAATGGACATATAAAGCTTCACCTAAATTACCAAGCAAGGCGCGAAACAATAAGTCGGTCATATTTCTTTAGCCTTATACATTTTACACAAACCAGAACAAAAAGACAAAAAAACATTAAAGCTGCATAACAACACAAAATAAGATAAAACCGAAACCGAGTTCTCCAATTTAACATCGCCTAAATCCTAATCAGCTTACGAACTCCACCCCCACACCCAACAATTCAGTAGCCCCAAATTATACAAACCAGTGTCCTAAAAAACCTGAAAGACAATAAAACATTAAAGGAGCATAGACAGTAACAATGTAACACAAACCCCAAAAAGCCGAGTTCTCTAACTTAACATCACATAAATCCTAATTAGCATACACACTCCATCCCCACCCCCAATATCTCGTTAGCCCCAAATTACACAAACCAGTGTCCCAAGAAAATGAAATATAACAAAACATTTAAAGCAACAGAAATAGTAACAGAAATAAGAAAACACCGAAACTGAGTTCTCCAATATAACATCACCTAAATCCTAATCAGCTTACACACTGTATCACGGATACAGTGGTGACTcagagggggggagagagagagagagagcctgGAAGTGCGAAGTTGGGAGAG from Apium graveolens cultivar Ventura chromosome 5, ASM990537v1, whole genome shotgun sequence includes the following:
- the LOC141661740 gene encoding P-loop NTPase domain-containing protein LPA1 homolog 2-like; its protein translation is MAIEGYKAKSEMVIDGLDRLITGWEQRKESVVVEGVHLSLNFVMGLMKKYPSIIPFMIYITNEDKHLERHGILLMLIRRIMKML